In Sporosarcina psychrophila, a genomic segment contains:
- a CDS encoding F0F1 ATP synthase subunit delta yields MSQSVVAKRYAQALFELAQTNGQTGAIQEDLLELKKVFQTNPELGQLLQSPRLKSAKKKELMADSFKGANQLILNTLFLMLDKKRIDEVVNLVNEFISYANDAAGIADAKVYSTRLLTVDESQAISTAFAKKIGKTALRIENIIDPSLLGGIRLQIGNIIYDSSVSAKLERLERDLIGS; encoded by the coding sequence ATGAGCCAATCGGTTGTAGCAAAACGCTATGCACAAGCATTGTTTGAACTAGCACAAACAAACGGACAAACTGGCGCAATTCAAGAAGATCTTCTTGAATTGAAAAAAGTTTTCCAAACAAATCCAGAGCTCGGTCAATTACTTCAATCACCGAGATTAAAATCAGCAAAAAAGAAAGAGCTTATGGCAGATTCATTCAAAGGCGCGAATCAGCTCATTTTGAATACTTTGTTCCTAATGCTCGATAAAAAACGCATAGACGAGGTTGTAAACCTTGTTAACGAGTTTATCTCTTATGCGAATGATGCAGCAGGCATCGCTGACGCGAAAGTGTATTCTACACGTCTGCTTACAGTTGATGAAAGCCAAGCTATCTCTACTGCATTCGCCAAAAAGATTGGTAAAACAGCATTGCGAATTGAAAACATCATCGATCCGAGCTTACTTGGAGGCATCCGTCTTCAAATTGGTAACATTATCTACGACAGCAGCGTAAGCGCGAAGCTTGAGCGACTGGAACGGGATCTTATCGGTTCATAA
- the atpF gene encoding F0F1 ATP synthase subunit B, whose product MFLDTFVLLAADVADPGFLAKLNDRINLGDIIVTLSFFTILMLLLKKFAWGPLMGVMDQRAELIANEIESAEKSRAESQKILEEQRNLLNEARNNAQAIVENARKQGETQRTEIITAARSEVGRMKEEATLEIASEKDKAIAAVRGEFVSLSILAASKVLGKEISEEDNRALIEETIAKAGEGR is encoded by the coding sequence GTGTTTTTGGATACCTTCGTCCTATTGGCAGCAGATGTAGCCGATCCAGGATTCTTAGCAAAACTGAACGATAGAATAAACCTTGGTGATATAATTGTCACACTTTCGTTTTTCACGATTCTCATGCTTCTTCTGAAGAAGTTTGCTTGGGGCCCACTTATGGGTGTCATGGATCAACGTGCTGAGTTGATTGCAAATGAAATCGAATCGGCTGAAAAGAGCCGTGCAGAATCACAAAAGATTCTTGAAGAACAGCGTAACCTTTTGAATGAAGCGCGTAATAACGCTCAGGCGATTGTTGAAAATGCCCGTAAGCAAGGCGAAACTCAACGTACAGAAATCATCACAGCAGCTCGTTCAGAAGTGGGTCGTATGAAAGAAGAAGCAACTCTTGAAATTGCATCTGAAAAAGACAAAGCGATCGCGGCAGTTCGCGGAGAATTCGTATCTCTTTCTATCCTTGCAGCATCTAAAGTGCTCGGTAAAGAAATTTCCGAGGAAGATAATCGTGCATTGATTGAAGAAACGATTGCGAAGGCAGGCGAAGGGCGATGA
- the atpE gene encoding F0F1 ATP synthase subunit C, with product MGLLAAAIAIGLGALGAGIGNGLIVSKTVEGIARQPEARGVLQSTMFIGVALVEAIPIIAVVVAFIVMNK from the coding sequence ATGGGTTTATTAGCAGCTGCAATCGCAATCGGTCTTGGTGCACTTGGTGCAGGTATCGGTAACGGTCTTATCGTTTCAAAAACAGTTGAAGGGATCGCTCGTCAACCAGAAGCACGTGGCGTTCTTCAATCAACAATGTTCATCGGTGTTGCACTAGTTGAGGCGATTCCTATTATCGCAGTAGTAGTAGCGTTCATCGTTATGAACAAATAA
- the atpB gene encoding F0F1 ATP synthase subunit A codes for MTHENPTRVWLGLTFNLSNVLMLFITCLIVFLIAFIATRKMQLKPTGMQNFMEWIMDFVKGIIKNNMDWKTGGRFHVLGITLLMFVFVANVIGLPFSIQVNHVLWWKSPTADPTVTLTLAAMVVVLSHYYGIKLLGLKEYGKGYLKPMPFMAPLKVIEEFANTLTLGLRLYGNIYAGEVLLGLLATLGAGSVYGFVGALVPALAWQGFSIFIGAIQAFIFVMLSMVYMAHKVKTDH; via the coding sequence GTGACCCACGAAAATCCGACGAGAGTGTGGCTCGGATTGACATTTAACTTGTCAAACGTCCTTATGCTTTTCATCACGTGCCTGATTGTATTCCTTATCGCATTCATTGCAACACGTAAAATGCAACTGAAACCTACGGGTATGCAGAACTTTATGGAATGGATCATGGATTTCGTAAAAGGTATTATTAAGAACAATATGGACTGGAAAACAGGCGGGCGCTTCCATGTACTTGGAATAACGCTATTAATGTTTGTTTTTGTAGCCAACGTAATCGGACTTCCATTCTCTATTCAAGTGAATCACGTGCTGTGGTGGAAATCACCAACGGCAGATCCAACAGTCACATTGACACTTGCTGCAATGGTCGTTGTTTTATCGCATTACTACGGTATCAAATTATTGGGCCTCAAAGAATATGGGAAAGGTTATTTAAAACCAATGCCATTTATGGCCCCATTGAAAGTAATTGAGGAGTTTGCAAACACGCTGACACTTGGTCTGCGTCTTTACGGTAACATCTATGCAGGTGAGGTCCTACTTGGTCTTCTTGCAACACTTGGAGCAGGAAGTGTCTACGGCTTTGTCGGCGCCCTGGTTCCAGCACTCGCTTGGCAAGGGTTCTCGATCTTTATCGGAGCAATCCAGGCATTCATCTTTGTTATGTTATCGATGGTCTATATGGCGCATAAAGTCAAAACAGACCATTAA
- a CDS encoding ATP synthase subunit I, translating into MQTLQEIHRKQKKALFFLLALFVLGWALTDLKPIFAGLILGSLFGLYNFWILVRRMERFDKIFTEGKKRASLGTLMRFASGVAAAAVAISLPEHFNLVSSVIGLMIPYILLLADGIIFRTKNH; encoded by the coding sequence ATGCAAACATTGCAAGAAATTCATAGAAAGCAAAAGAAGGCTCTCTTTTTTTTGCTCGCATTGTTCGTTCTAGGGTGGGCATTAACTGATTTGAAGCCGATTTTCGCAGGATTAATTCTCGGATCTCTGTTCGGATTGTATAATTTTTGGATTCTTGTCCGTAGAATGGAGAGATTCGACAAGATTTTTACGGAGGGTAAGAAAAGAGCATCACTTGGAACGCTGATGCGTTTCGCATCCGGTGTGGCTGCGGCGGCAGTCGCGATTTCGCTGCCGGAACATTTTAACCTGGTTAGTTCGGTTATCGGGCTTATGATTCCTTACATCCTGCTATTGGCTGATGGGATTATATTCCGTACAAAAAACCATTAA